One segment of Nostoc flagelliforme CCNUN1 DNA contains the following:
- the ileS gene encoding isoleucine--tRNA ligase has product MTESGSYKDTVNLPKTNFDMRANAIKREPEIQKFWEENKIYDRLSENNPGELFILHDGPPYANGSLHIGHALNKILKDIINRYQLLKGRKVRYVPGWDCHGLPIELKVLQNMKSAERQNLTSLQLRQKAEEFALTTVNDQRQNFQRYGIWGDWNHPYLTLKPEYEAAQIGVFGQMFLKGYIYRGLKPVHWSPSSKTALAEAELEYPEGHVSRSIYAAFAVTSLAEAVKPLLAEYLSDLGVAIWTTTPWTIPGNLAVAVNADLNYAVVEVSHPETEAQSNLKYLIVAADLVERLSSTLGVELTVKATFKGNDLEHTTYRHPLFDRESPIVVGGDYITTESGTGLVHTAPGHGQEDYIVGQRYGLPILAPVDDNGNFTEEAGEFARLNVLGDGNQAVIDALAAAGSLLKEEAYPHKYPYDWRTKKPTIFRATEQWFASVEGFREEALKAIATVKWIPAQGENRITPMVAERSDWCISRQRSWGVPIPVFYDEATGEVLLNEEIINHVQGIIAQKGSDAWWELSVEELLPESYRQNGKSYRRGTDTMDVWFDSGSSWASVVQQRPELRYPADIYLEGSDQHRGWFQSSLLTSVAVNDIAPYKTVLTHGFALDEQGRKMSKSEGNVVDPNTIIEGGKNQKVEPPYGADILRLWVSSVDYSGDVRIGKNIIKQMNDVRGKIRNTARFLLGSLHDFDPEKDTVPFEELPELDRYMLHRITEVFEEVTEAFESFQFFRFFQTVQNFCVVDLSNFYLDIAKDRLYISATNAFRRRSCQTVLKIAIDNLARAIAPVLSHTAEDIWQYLPYKTPYKSVFEAGWVQVDQEWRNPELAEFWSALRQLRTDVNKVLEQARIEKMIGSSLEAKALIHIPHKQLGDAIKAFNRVKGNGIDELRYLLLTSQVELLDSAQGLQGLEYTAQTEDWGIGVVKADGQKCDRCWNYSTHVGESAEHPLICERCVAALAGEF; this is encoded by the coding sequence GTGACCGAATCAGGAAGTTACAAAGATACTGTAAACCTACCCAAGACTAATTTTGATATGCGGGCAAACGCCATCAAGCGTGAGCCTGAAATCCAAAAATTTTGGGAAGAAAATAAAATTTACGATCGCCTTTCCGAAAATAACCCTGGCGAATTATTTATACTGCACGATGGGCCTCCCTACGCTAATGGCTCGCTCCATATTGGTCATGCCTTAAATAAAATTCTCAAAGATATTATTAATCGCTACCAACTGCTAAAAGGGCGTAAAGTTCGCTACGTCCCTGGTTGGGATTGTCACGGTTTGCCAATTGAGTTGAAAGTTTTGCAGAACATGAAGTCAGCAGAACGGCAAAACTTAACATCTTTACAACTGCGGCAGAAAGCGGAAGAATTTGCTCTAACTACGGTAAACGACCAGCGCCAAAATTTTCAACGCTACGGTATTTGGGGTGATTGGAACCACCCTTATTTAACTCTGAAGCCGGAATATGAAGCAGCTCAAATTGGCGTGTTTGGTCAGATGTTCTTAAAAGGCTACATCTATCGCGGTTTGAAGCCGGTTCACTGGAGTCCGAGTTCTAAAACTGCTTTGGCTGAAGCTGAGTTGGAATATCCAGAAGGTCACGTTTCCCGCAGTATCTATGCAGCTTTTGCAGTTACAAGTTTGGCGGAAGCTGTAAAACCACTGTTGGCAGAATATCTGTCAGATTTGGGTGTGGCTATTTGGACAACTACACCTTGGACAATTCCGGGGAATTTGGCTGTAGCGGTGAATGCAGATTTGAATTATGCAGTGGTGGAAGTTTCCCACCCAGAAACGGAGGCGCAAAGTAATTTAAAATACCTAATCGTTGCTGCTGATTTAGTGGAACGTTTATCTTCAACGTTGGGAGTGGAGTTAACTGTAAAAGCCACGTTTAAGGGGAATGATTTAGAACATACTACTTACCGTCATCCTCTATTTGACCGGGAAAGTCCGATCGTTGTAGGTGGTGATTATATCACTACTGAGTCGGGTACTGGGTTGGTACATACTGCACCTGGTCATGGTCAAGAAGACTACATTGTTGGTCAGCGCTACGGTTTACCCATCCTTGCACCAGTGGATGACAATGGCAATTTTACCGAAGAAGCGGGAGAATTTGCTAGGTTAAATGTGCTGGGTGATGGGAATCAAGCGGTGATTGATGCACTGGCTGCGGCTGGTTCCTTGTTGAAAGAAGAAGCATATCCCCATAAATATCCTTATGATTGGCGGACGAAGAAACCAACGATTTTCCGGGCTACTGAACAATGGTTTGCTTCCGTGGAGGGATTTAGAGAAGAAGCGCTAAAGGCGATCGCCACGGTAAAATGGATTCCAGCCCAAGGTGAAAATCGCATCACGCCAATGGTCGCGGAACGTTCCGATTGGTGTATCTCTCGTCAGCGGAGTTGGGGTGTACCCATTCCCGTCTTCTACGATGAAGCCACAGGGGAAGTCCTGCTGAATGAGGAAATTATCAACCACGTTCAAGGAATTATCGCCCAAAAGGGTTCTGATGCTTGGTGGGAACTTTCAGTGGAGGAGTTATTACCCGAATCCTATCGTCAAAATGGTAAGTCTTACCGCAGAGGTACAGACACAATGGATGTATGGTTTGATTCTGGTTCATCTTGGGCATCTGTCGTCCAACAGCGTCCAGAGTTACGCTACCCTGCTGATATCTATTTGGAAGGTTCCGACCAACATCGCGGTTGGTTTCAGTCAAGTTTGCTTACCAGTGTAGCGGTAAATGACATTGCACCTTATAAAACTGTGCTAACTCACGGCTTCGCTTTGGACGAACAAGGCCGAAAGATGAGTAAGTCAGAAGGAAACGTGGTTGACCCAAATACAATCATTGAAGGCGGAAAAAATCAAAAAGTAGAACCGCCTTACGGTGCAGATATATTGAGATTGTGGGTATCATCAGTTGACTACTCCGGCGATGTCCGCATTGGCAAAAACATCATCAAGCAGATGAACGATGTCAGAGGCAAAATCCGCAATACGGCGCGGTTTTTGCTAGGTAGCTTGCATGATTTTGACCCGGAAAAAGATACAGTCCCCTTCGAGGAATTGCCAGAACTTGACCGTTATATGCTGCACCGCATCACTGAGGTATTTGAGGAAGTCACCGAAGCCTTTGAAAGTTTCCAATTCTTCCGCTTTTTCCAAACAGTGCAGAATTTCTGCGTGGTGGATTTATCCAACTTTTATTTAGATATTGCCAAAGATAGGCTGTACATCAGTGCAACCAATGCTTTCCGGCGTCGCAGTTGTCAAACGGTGCTGAAGATAGCAATAGATAATTTAGCACGAGCGATCGCACCAGTACTATCCCACACCGCCGAAGATATCTGGCAATATCTCCCTTATAAAACACCTTACAAATCGGTATTTGAAGCTGGTTGGGTACAGGTAGACCAAGAATGGCGTAATCCTGAATTAGCGGAATTTTGGTCAGCACTGCGACAACTACGCACCGATGTTAATAAGGTGTTAGAACAAGCCAGAATTGAAAAAATGATTGGTTCTTCTTTGGAAGCCAAAGCTTTGATTCATATACCTCACAAACAGTTAGGCGATGCTATCAAAGCCTTTAACCGAGTTAAGGGTAACGGGATTGACGAACTGCGGTATTTATTGCTGACTTCCCAGGTGGAATTATTAGATTCTGCTCAAGGGTTGCAAGGATTAGAATATACAGCGCAGACGGAAGACTGGGGAATTGGTGTGGTGAAAGCAGACGGGCAAAAATGCGATCGCTGTTGGAACTACTCTACGCATGTGGGAGAATCAGCAGAACATCCGCTAATTTGCGAACGATGCGTTGCAGCCCTAGCCGGAGAGTTCTAG
- a CDS encoding deoxyribodipyrimidine photo-lyase, 8-HDF type codes for MSDLILFWHRRDLRISDNTGLAAAKQQSPKVVGVFCLDPNLLERDDVAPVKVTYMIGCLQKLQERYAQVGSQLLILHANPVQAIPALAEAINAKAVFWNWDVEPYSQERDRTVINALKEKGIQFLNQNWDQILNSPEQLRTGSNQPYTVYTPFWKNWITKPKANPVETLQNVEGLTEAEQEIAKLAGALTLPSAKDLGFIWDGELIISPGEVAAQERLEEFTAKAITEYQEQRNFPAVDGTSQLSAALKFGVIGIRTVWQATIEALENSRSEETAVNIRTWQQELAWREFYQHAMYNFPELADGAFRDTFKNFPWQTNDEHFQAWCEGRTGYPIVDAAMRQMNESGWMHNRCRMIVASFLTKDLLINPQLGEKYFMQHLIDGDLSANNGGWQWSASSGMDPKPVRIFNPASQTQKFDPEGEYIRQWVSELRSVDTEYLVTGKIPSLERHAVGYPEPIVDHRIQQQQFKLRYQQQKTVSNAE; via the coding sequence ATGTCTGACTTAATTCTGTTTTGGCATCGGCGCGATTTACGCATTTCTGACAATACGGGACTGGCTGCGGCAAAACAACAGAGTCCGAAAGTGGTGGGCGTGTTTTGCCTTGATCCGAATCTTCTGGAACGGGATGATGTTGCTCCTGTAAAAGTAACTTATATGATTGGCTGTTTGCAGAAACTCCAAGAGCGATATGCTCAAGTTGGTAGCCAGTTATTAATACTCCACGCCAATCCTGTACAAGCGATACCAGCTTTAGCAGAAGCAATAAATGCCAAAGCTGTCTTTTGGAATTGGGATGTAGAACCTTATTCGCAAGAACGCGATCGCACCGTTATAAATGCCCTCAAAGAAAAAGGCATTCAGTTTCTTAACCAAAACTGGGATCAAATTCTCAATTCCCCAGAGCAATTACGCACCGGTAGCAATCAACCTTACACGGTTTACACCCCCTTTTGGAAAAATTGGATTACCAAACCAAAAGCCAACCCAGTAGAAACTCTGCAAAATGTTGAGGGTTTAACAGAAGCTGAACAGGAAATTGCTAAACTTGCAGGAGCCTTAACGCTACCTTCAGCCAAAGATTTAGGATTTATTTGGGATGGAGAATTGATTATTTCACCGGGAGAGGTGGCGGCGCAAGAACGGCTAGAGGAATTTACTGCTAAAGCGATTACTGAATACCAAGAACAGCGAAATTTTCCCGCAGTAGATGGAACATCGCAACTGAGTGCAGCTTTAAAATTTGGCGTAATTGGCATTCGCACCGTTTGGCAAGCCACCATAGAAGCACTAGAAAACAGCCGTAGTGAAGAAACAGCAGTTAATATTCGCACATGGCAACAAGAATTAGCTTGGCGGGAGTTTTATCAACATGCAATGTATAACTTCCCCGAATTAGCTGATGGTGCTTTCCGCGACACCTTTAAAAACTTTCCTTGGCAAACTAACGATGAACACTTCCAAGCTTGGTGCGAGGGGAGAACTGGCTATCCCATTGTAGATGCAGCAATGCGCCAGATGAATGAGAGTGGCTGGATGCACAACCGTTGTCGAATGATTGTCGCCAGTTTCCTTACCAAAGACTTGCTAATTAATCCCCAATTGGGAGAAAAATACTTTATGCAGCACCTGATTGACGGTGATTTATCTGCCAATAATGGCGGTTGGCAATGGAGCGCTTCTAGTGGCATGGACCCTAAACCTGTGCGGATTTTTAACCCAGCCAGTCAAACACAAAAATTTGATCCAGAGGGGGAATATATTCGGCAATGGGTGTCAGAATTGCGGTCTGTAGATACAGAATATTTAGTTACTGGTAAAATTCCATCTTTAGAACGTCATGCTGTTGGTTATCCTGAACCTATTGTGGATCATAGAATACAGCAACAGCAGTTTAAACTGCGTTATCAACAGCAAAAAACTGTTAGTAATGCTGAGTAG
- a CDS encoding ISAzo13 family transposase (programmed frameshift): MDLPNQVVESIQDKYDSLLPYLNEKTRRIWAAIEARSLGRGGVSQVAIATGLSRTTIHAGMRLLSEQDGVKTEDDITRIRTNGGGRKLLEEQDAMLLSDLESLIEPMTLGDPESPLKWTSKSVVKLAGTLNRGGHRISAKSVYNLLESLGYSLQSNRKTRDGSSHPDRDDQFLHIANQVKHFQSQNEPVISVDTKKKELIGNFKNPGTEWCPSQQPVEVRMHDESDPQLGKAIPYGIYDLTLNKGWVNVGIDHDTAEFAVESIRHWWYSMGKELYPSSEHIMITADCGGSNSYRSRLWKLKLQEFASEIGKNIHVCHFPPGTSKWNKIEHRLFCHITTNWRGRPLTSLQVVINLIRNTTTTHGLEVEARLDENLYQTGIKVTVQQLDTIAIERNSFHGEWNYIIKPQISP; this comes from the exons TTGGATCTCCCTAACCAGGTAGTGGAAAGCATTCAAGATAAGTATGATTCGTTATTGCCCTACTTAAACGAGAAAACACGGCGTATTTGGGCAGCAATCGAAGCCCGAAGCCTAGGACGGGGAGGTGTCAGTCAGGTTGCGATCGCAACTGGGCTATCCCGCACTACAATTCATGCAGGGATGCGTTTGCTGTCAGAACAAGATGGGGTAAAAACAGAGGATGACATTACTCGAATTCGTACTAATGGTGGTGGAAGAAAACTACTAGAAGAACAAGACGCAATGCTGCTATCAGATTTAGAATCACTAATTGAACCGATGACGTTAGGAGATCCAGAGTCTCCTCTAAAATGGACTTCTAAAAGTGTGGTGAAATTAGCAGGCACTCTAAATCGTGGGGGACATAGAATTAGCGCTAAAAGTGTTTACAACTTACTTGAATCCCTGGGCTACAGTTTACAATCGAATCGCAAAACCCGTGACGGCTCATCTCATCCGGACAGGGATGACCAGTTTTTACATATTGCCAACCAAGTTAAACATTTCCAATCGCAGAACGAACCTGTAATTTCAGTTGATACCAAGAAAAAAGAGTTAATCGGAAACTTTAAGAACCCTGGAACTGAATGGTGCCCATCTCAACAGCCAGTTGAGGTAAGGATGCATGACGAAAGT GATCCCCAATTAGGTAAGGCAATTCCCTATGGAATTTATGACTTAACCTTGAATAAAGGATGGGTCAATGTTGGCATTGACCACGACACGGCGGAATTTGCAGTTGAGTCTATTCGTCATTGGTGGTACTCAATGGGAAAAGAACTGTATCCAAGTAGTGAGCATATAATGATTACGGCAGATTGCGGTGGTAGCAACAGTTATCGCTCCCGGCTATGGAAGTTAAAACTACAAGAATTTGCAAGTGAGATTGGCAAAAATATTCATGTGTGTCATTTTCCTCCCGGCACAAGTAAATGGAACAAAATTGAGCATCGTTTATTTTGCCACATTACGACTAACTGGCGAGGTAGACCTTTAACTAGTTTGCAAGTAGTGATTAATCTCATTCGTAATACTACCACTACACATGGATTAGAAGTTGAAGCTCGGTTAGATGAAAATCTCTATCAGACAGGAATTAAAGTCACAGTTCAACAACTTGATACCATTGCCATTGAGCGAAACTCTTTTCATGGTGAGTGGAACTATATTATCAAACCCCAAATTTCTCCCTAA
- a CDS encoding RNA-guided endonuclease InsQ/TnpB family protein: MKVVQVRLYPSIEQQIQLAQTFGCARWWWNYALNKSIEAYKETGKGLGRSALNAFLPALKKAQETVWLADCYSQVLQATTLNLTTAYKNFFEKRAGFPKFKSKHALESIQYPQNVKIVDGNVKFPGNIGIVKAKIHRAIEGKVKTVTVSKTPSGKYLASILTEIEGESPITSEGKIYGIDLGLKHFAVVTDGAKVSKYDNPKHLAKHEKNLKRKQKKLARKVKGSKSRNRYRKVVAKVYERVSNSRQDFLHKLSYKLVSDSQAVIVENLNVRGMVRNHKLAKSISDVGWGTFTNFLAYKLERRGGKFVEIDRWFPSSKLCQKCFYQIGEMPLDVREWTCPDCNTHHDRDANASTNIRAEGIRMIKAEGSAVSAVGGEVSPTLGRKSKFRHSPVITEAPPSALCRVG; the protein is encoded by the coding sequence ATTAAGGTTGTACAAGTCCGTTTATATCCATCAATTGAGCAACAAATTCAATTAGCACAAACTTTTGGGTGTGCTAGATGGTGGTGGAATTATGCATTAAATAAATCCATCGAAGCTTATAAAGAAACGGGTAAAGGGCTTGGACGATCAGCACTCAACGCATTTCTTCCTGCACTCAAAAAAGCCCAAGAGACTGTGTGGCTAGCCGATTGTTACAGCCAAGTTTTACAGGCTACGACGCTGAATCTAACAACAGCCTACAAAAACTTTTTTGAGAAACGTGCTGGATTTCCTAAATTCAAATCAAAACATGCTTTAGAGTCTATCCAATATCCTCAAAACGTCAAGATTGTAGATGGCAATGTCAAGTTCCCCGGCAATATCGGGATAGTCAAAGCCAAAATACACAGAGCAATTGAGGGGAAAGTCAAGACTGTTACTGTAAGCAAAACGCCTTCTGGTAAATATCTTGCATCCATCCTGACTGAAATAGAAGGTGAAAGCCCTATTACTTCAGAGGGTAAGATTTACGGTATTGATTTAGGGTTGAAACATTTTGCTGTTGTAACCGATGGCGCAAAGGTTTCCAAGTACGATAATCCTAAACACCTTGCCAAACACGAGAAAAATCTAAAACGTAAACAGAAAAAATTAGCACGTAAAGTTAAAGGGAGCAAGTCAAGAAATAGATATAGAAAAGTTGTTGCCAAAGTCTACGAGCGAGTTAGTAACTCAAGGCAAGATTTTTTACATAAACTTAGTTACAAGTTGGTCAGCGATAGCCAAGCTGTCATAGTAGAGAATCTTAATGTCAGGGGCATGGTTCGTAATCATAAATTGGCGAAATCAATATCTGATGTCGGGTGGGGAACATTCACCAATTTTCTAGCTTATAAACTAGAACGCAGAGGTGGAAAGTTCGTTGAGATTGATAGATGGTTCCCTAGTTCCAAACTCTGTCAAAAATGTTTCTATCAAATAGGTGAGATGCCATTAGATGTCCGTGAATGGACTTGTCCTGATTGCAATACTCATCATGATCGGGATGCGAACGCATCGACAAACATTAGAGCAGAGGGTATCAGAATGATAAAGGCGGAAGGTTCAGCCGTCTCTGCTGTAGGAGGGGAGGTAAGTCCTACTCTTGGGCGAAAGTCTAAGTTTAGGCACTCCCCCGTGATTACAGAAGCCCCACCCTCAGCTTTATGCAGGGTGGGGTAG
- a CDS encoding Crp/Fnr family transcriptional regulator → MLSPVVTVSIFQKQPNPQAFSAGQVIFEEGQSGEHMYGILEGTVDILVNGKVVETIETGEVFGVGVLVGVKNRTYTAIAKVDSKLAFVDEKAFLFAVQETPMFALKVMKSYSERLSRVQRMV, encoded by the coding sequence ATGCTAAGTCCTGTAGTAACAGTCAGTATCTTTCAAAAACAACCCAATCCTCAAGCATTTTCAGCAGGCCAAGTCATCTTTGAAGAAGGACAGTCTGGTGAACACATGTACGGGATTCTGGAAGGAACAGTGGATATATTAGTCAATGGCAAGGTTGTAGAAACCATTGAGACAGGCGAAGTTTTTGGTGTCGGGGTACTTGTAGGAGTAAAAAATAGAACTTACACAGCTATTGCCAAGGTGGATAGCAAACTTGCTTTCGTTGATGAGAAAGCGTTTCTCTTTGCCGTTCAGGAAACACCCATGTTTGCCCTCAAGGTGATGAAAAGTTACTCAGAGCGTCTGAGTCGCGTGCAGCGTATGGTGTGA
- a CDS encoding Lin0512 family protein — translation MARKRLIIEMGMGIDQHGQEPTVAASRAVRNAIAHNALPGVWEVAGLSHPNEMIIEVQVAVPYPEQVREEEVLAVLPFGRKTLTVEAGGMVVQGRAIPELNDKNDEMLIAIAAVTVLIEDE, via the coding sequence ATGGCGCGTAAACGGTTGATTATCGAGATGGGTATGGGAATAGATCAACATGGACAAGAACCGACAGTAGCAGCATCTAGGGCAGTACGCAATGCGATCGCTCACAATGCTTTACCTGGTGTTTGGGAGGTTGCTGGTTTGAGTCACCCCAATGAAATGATTATAGAGGTTCAGGTAGCAGTTCCATACCCCGAACAAGTTAGGGAAGAAGAAGTACTCGCTGTACTCCCATTTGGTAGAAAAACCCTCACCGTAGAAGCTGGGGGAATGGTAGTTCAAGGGCGGGCGATTCCCGAACTCAATGATAAAAATGATGAAATGTTAATTGCGATCGCTGCTGTTACAGTTCTGATCGAAGATGAGTAG